Proteins encoded in a region of the Dreissena polymorpha isolate Duluth1 chromosome 6, UMN_Dpol_1.0, whole genome shotgun sequence genome:
- the LOC127835354 gene encoding uncharacterized protein LOC127835354, which translates to MFVPFVMDMKGIDICQSHGKTIKFYCHKHSKLCCTTCGILHGKCDRLDEIATASQRQILDLNALKRVLLQSESDADSLIADCKKSKTDFNQSIASISKELHEMRDRVMKLFDMAEKRIMNEANAIKSVEVKRLDDINAASCKIKTNINQVLSICSALLENGLPDQKYIFWRNVQQKNKTFISDITEQKKTTVTIKMKLSFPKELSSILEKGNDAIKFSCEHTHTDTED; encoded by the coding sequence ATGTTTGTCCCGTTCGTAATGGATATGAAAGGCATAGACATATGCCAGTCGCATGGCAAGACGATCAAATTCTACTGCCATAAGCACTCAAAACTCTGCTGCACTACTTGTGGTATCTTACATGGAAAATGTGATCGATTAGATGAAATAGCCACTGCTTCTCAACGACAGATTCTAGACCTGAATGCCTTAAAAAGGGTCTTACTACAATCAGAATCGGATGCAGACTCTTTAATAGCGGACTGTAAGAAGTCAAAGACGGATTTTAATCAGTCCATTGCAAGTATTTCTAAAGAGTTGCATGAAATGAGAGACCGTGTCATGAAACTTTTTGACATGGCTGAGAAGAGAATAATGAATGAAGCGAATGCAATAAAGTCTGTGGAGGTCAAGCGACTTGACGATATTAATGCAGCATCTTGCAAGATTAAGACCAACATCAATCAAGTGTTGTCAATTTGCTCCGCTCTATTGGAAAATGGATTGCCCGATCAAAAGTACATATTCTGGAGAAATGTTCAGCAGAAAAATAAAACGTTCATATCTGATATAACTGAACAAAAAAAGACGACTGtcacaataaaaatgaaattgtCTTTTCCGAAAGAGCTATCATCAATTCTTGAAAAAGGAAACGACGCCATTAAGTTCAGTTGCGAGCACACACATACAG